A genomic stretch from Empedobacter stercoris includes:
- a CDS encoding mechanosensitive ion channel family protein, translating into MNIGLNFSLLESLYQEIVLIFPKVVGGIVFLILSYILLKLILLLTKYILRLSKIDKLKNALNNNEALKNSSIEIDPGVIILQFVRLFIILLIIIIGSDIFGLTVVSNQIGRIVDYLPQFFSAVLIFAGGFYLANYIKSFLKSLIKSIDLNGANIISNIIFYIILIFTIVTSLNQAGVNTDLITNNLSLILGSIFLTLAIAFGLGSKDVIYRLLLSFYTNRNFEIGQKIIIEDDVKGVIIAINKTYV; encoded by the coding sequence ATGAATATAGGTTTAAATTTTAGCTTGTTAGAAAGTTTGTATCAAGAAATAGTACTAATATTCCCGAAAGTAGTAGGAGGTATAGTATTTCTTATCTTGTCTTATATCTTGCTAAAATTAATCTTATTATTGACCAAATACATTTTGAGATTGTCTAAAATAGATAAATTAAAAAATGCATTGAATAATAACGAAGCGTTGAAAAACTCTTCAATTGAAATAGATCCAGGAGTAATTATATTACAATTTGTAAGATTGTTTATTATCTTATTAATTATAATCATTGGATCTGATATTTTTGGGTTAACAGTTGTTTCAAACCAAATAGGAAGAATTGTAGATTATTTACCTCAATTTTTTAGCGCAGTTTTGATATTTGCTGGAGGTTTTTACTTAGCAAATTATATCAAATCTTTTTTGAAAAGTTTAATCAAATCAATCGACCTCAATGGAGCGAATATTATAAGTAATATAATTTTTTATATCATCCTTATTTTTACAATTGTTACTTCATTAAACCAAGCAGGAGTAAATACAGACTTGATAACCAATAATCTGTCACTTATCTTAGGCTCAATATTTTTGACATTAGCTATTGCGTTTGGATTAGGATCAAAAGATGTTATATATCGATTGTTACTGTCTTTTTATACCAATAGAAATTTTGAAATTGGTCAAAAAATCATTATCGAAGATGATGTAAAAGGCGTAATAATTGCAATTAACAAAACATATGTATGA
- a CDS encoding ATP cone domain-containing protein, protein MLVKKNSGELVPYNPKALKRSLTKSGAKKEEVEEVFELVSNDLYDGMYTKDLYRIAFSHLKKYRSSYAARYSLKRALRDLGPEGYYFEQWIGKVLEAAGYQSLHSEIVQGNAVTHEIDVVACKGEYLLFCECKFRNDEDAKISVTTPMYFLSRMKDVQDHTYHFFGKDLKPTKGFLVTNAYLTTDSIDFANYYGIGLISWDYPETNSIKYLVDNAALYPITCLTTLTPEQEKILLSKECILVKDLQQNGAYLDVLNLSQEQRNDVLEEANELLEIENFTCVIE, encoded by the coding sequence ATGTTAGTAAAAAAGAATTCTGGTGAATTAGTCCCTTACAATCCAAAAGCCCTAAAGCGTTCATTAACAAAATCTGGTGCCAAAAAAGAAGAAGTTGAAGAAGTATTTGAATTAGTTTCGAATGATCTTTATGACGGAATGTATACAAAAGATCTTTACCGTATTGCATTTTCTCATCTCAAAAAATACAGAAGTTCTTATGCTGCACGTTATAGTTTAAAAAGAGCATTGAGAGATTTAGGACCAGAAGGGTACTATTTCGAACAATGGATAGGAAAAGTACTTGAAGCAGCAGGATATCAATCTTTACATTCGGAAATTGTGCAAGGAAATGCAGTGACACATGAGATAGATGTGGTAGCTTGTAAAGGAGAATATTTATTGTTTTGCGAATGTAAATTTCGAAATGATGAAGATGCCAAGATTTCTGTCACGACACCTATGTATTTTTTATCGCGAATGAAAGATGTACAAGATCATACCTATCATTTCTTTGGAAAAGATTTAAAGCCAACGAAAGGATTTTTAGTCACAAATGCTTATTTAACGACAGACAGTATTGATTTTGCAAATTATTACGGAATTGGTTTAATTTCTTGGGATTATCCTGAAACAAATAGCATCAAATATTTAGTGGACAATGCTGCCTTGTATCCGATTACATGTTTAACAACTTTAACCCCAGAGCAAGAAAAAATATTGTTATCTAAAGAATGTATTTTGGTAAAAGATTTACAACAAAATGGTGCTTATTTGGATGTTTTAAACCTCTCTCAAGAACAACGAAATGATGTTTTAGAAGAAGCAAACGAATTGTTAGAAATAGAAAATTTCACTTGTGTAATCGAATAA
- a CDS encoding aminoglycoside phosphotransferase family protein: MNDNTAQFLHENFTQKAIDSLTQLSGGASSRKYSRFFDQNQSYILAESSNTEENKVFIQFSIELKKVIDNVPEIISVSEDFKTYVQTDLGDETLMNLVLNDLEKAKPYYFKTLEQLAIAQIQGKNQIDFNHTFSYPKLDKTLILRDLFQFNFYFLDVLGIDYNAGKLIKDFDRFASQFDQLSPQGFVFRDFQTRNIMIHHNEPYFIDYQGGLYGPIVYDLVSLIWQAKANLPFNFKKELYEFYYEQLKKQIPTLVPIDFRQSYEYCVVARLLQVLGAYGLRGLIERKKHFIESISFGLKNLESIIDYPILQNYPELKNIIKILVLPTTLERVNHKING, from the coding sequence ATGAACGATAATACAGCTCAATTTTTACACGAAAATTTCACACAAAAAGCAATCGACAGTTTAACACAACTTTCTGGTGGTGCTTCTTCGCGTAAATATTCGAGATTTTTTGACCAAAATCAATCGTATATTTTAGCAGAAAGCTCTAATACAGAAGAAAATAAAGTATTCATTCAGTTTTCAATCGAACTGAAAAAAGTGATTGATAATGTTCCTGAAATCATTTCTGTTTCAGAAGATTTCAAAACGTATGTACAAACTGATTTAGGTGATGAAACATTGATGAATCTTGTGCTGAATGATCTTGAAAAAGCAAAACCTTATTATTTTAAAACCTTAGAACAATTAGCAATTGCTCAAATTCAAGGAAAAAATCAGATTGATTTCAACCATACATTTTCTTATCCAAAATTAGATAAAACATTGATTTTAAGAGACTTATTTCAGTTTAATTTTTACTTTTTGGATGTTTTAGGAATTGATTATAATGCAGGAAAACTGATCAAAGATTTTGATCGTTTTGCCTCTCAATTTGATCAACTTTCTCCGCAAGGATTTGTTTTCCGAGATTTCCAGACGCGCAATATTATGATTCATCATAACGAACCATATTTTATCGACTATCAAGGTGGTTTATATGGCCCTATTGTTTATGATTTGGTATCGTTAATTTGGCAAGCAAAAGCCAATTTACCTTTCAACTTCAAAAAAGAGTTATACGAATTTTATTACGAGCAATTGAAGAAACAAATTCCAACTTTGGTTCCGATAGATTTTCGTCAATCCTATGAATATTGTGTCGTAGCAAGACTTTTGCAAGTTTTAGGCGCTTATGGTTTGAGAGGATTGATTGAACGAAAAAAACACTTTATAGAAAGTATTTCGTTTGGTTTAAAAAATCTTGAATCAATTATTGATTATCCTATCTTACAGAATTACCCAGAATTAAAAAATATTATAAAAATCCTCGTTCTTCCAACAACGTTAGAGCGTGTAAATCATAAAATAAATGGCTAA
- a CDS encoding PhnA domain-containing protein encodes MKLDTFLQERSGNQCELTGATENLAIYEVNPDASSNPDRNVYITQKCINQIEKREELDVSLWESFLLSSMWSEVPAIQVLSWRMLNRFRNESWAADALDMMYLDDENMEWAKASGDHEGDGSVDLHKDCNGNVLVNGDNVTLIKDLDVKGSSINAKIGTAVRNIRLVHDNTDQIEGKVDGQLIVILTKFVKKQV; translated from the coding sequence ATGAAATTAGATACATTTTTACAAGAAAGAAGCGGTAACCAATGCGAACTGACTGGTGCTACAGAAAATTTAGCGATTTACGAAGTGAATCCAGATGCAAGCAGTAATCCTGATCGAAATGTTTACATTACACAAAAATGTATTAATCAGATTGAAAAGAGAGAAGAGTTAGACGTTTCTCTTTGGGAATCATTTTTACTTTCGTCTATGTGGAGCGAAGTTCCAGCTATACAAGTGCTTTCATGGCGAATGTTAAATCGTTTTAGAAACGAATCGTGGGCGGCAGATGCATTGGATATGATGTATTTGGATGATGAAAATATGGAATGGGCAAAGGCTTCGGGTGATCACGAAGGTGATGGAAGTGTAGATTTGCATAAAGACTGCAACGGAAATGTTTTAGTAAACGGTGATAATGTTACATTAATCAAAGATTTAGATGTGAAAGGTTCTTCTATTAATGCTAAAATAGGAACAGCCGTTCGTAATATTCGTTTAGTACACGATAATACAGATCAAATTGAAGGAAAAGTAGATGGACAATTAATTGTTATTTTAACAAAATTTGTAAAGAAACAAGTGTAA
- a CDS encoding RapZ C-terminal domain-containing protein, which produces MAKLNINVRSFSYKKGGIPTDPTGNGGGFVFDCRGVLNPGRIQAYKTQTGRDEDVKKYLETETKIAVFLEGVFQIIDISIEDYLNRGFENLEINFGCTGGQHRSVYSADATAKHIAEKFPEAQVILHHVVQEEKNWINEAY; this is translated from the coding sequence ATGGCTAAATTAAATATCAACGTTCGTAGTTTTTCATATAAAAAAGGTGGAATTCCAACTGATCCAACTGGTAATGGAGGTGGATTCGTTTTCGATTGCCGTGGCGTATTAAACCCTGGACGAATCCAAGCGTATAAAACACAAACGGGTCGTGACGAAGATGTTAAAAAATATTTGGAAACAGAAACTAAAATTGCCGTTTTCTTAGAAGGCGTTTTTCAAATCATTGATATTTCAATCGAAGATTATTTAAATCGTGGTTTCGAGAATTTAGAAATTAATTTTGGTTGTACAGGCGGACAACATCGTTCGGTTTACTCTGCTGATGCGACTGCTAAACATATTGCGGAAAAATTTCCTGAAGCGCAAGTAATCTTACATCATGTTGTGCAAGAAGAAAAAAACTGGATAAACGAAGCCTATTAA
- a CDS encoding helix-turn-helix domain-containing protein has protein sequence MEERNNYVKRTQRDYSMSFKLNVVKEIESGELSITGACRKYGIQARSTVVSWLRKFGTFDWDNQTPSNMPKSPEQKIMELEAQVKLLQKQKAFLEKQAYVADKKAIIFDMMINLAEEEYQIDIRKNSPPELSNLSEGNKKKP, from the coding sequence ATGGAAGAAAGAAACAATTATGTCAAACGCACTCAGCGCGATTACAGTATGTCTTTTAAGTTGAACGTTGTAAAAGAAATCGAGTCTGGGGAACTCTCTATCACTGGTGCTTGCCGAAAATATGGCATCCAAGCCCGAAGCACAGTTGTGAGTTGGCTCAGAAAATTTGGTACCTTTGACTGGGATAACCAAACACCCTCGAATATGCCAAAGTCACCAGAACAAAAGATCATGGAGCTTGAAGCCCAAGTAAAGCTTTTGCAAAAGCAGAAGGCTTTCCTTGAGAAACAAGCTTATGTGGCTGATAAAAAAGCCATTATTTTCGATATGATGATTAACCTTGCCGAAGAGGAATATCAAATTGATATACGAAAAAACTCACCACCCGAACTATCGAATCTTTCCGAAGGGAACAAAAAGAAACCATAA
- a CDS encoding M13 family metallopeptidase, producing the protein MKKQLFVAAFACTSVLAFAQESYQAFNPDYMDKSVRPQDDLYNHVNGNWMKITEIPSDRARWGSFDELRENTDKVSLKLVKDLLNNKYEQDSNEQKISDLYNAYTNMEARDKTGLAPIQKYLKQIDAIKNLTDLQAYLTEVTPIGENPFYGVSVYTDMKNSKQNAVYLGSIGLTLGKTYYQKEDAKNAETLANLNQYIDQVFPFTGSKTRDLKGPKIVAFEKMMAKYIKTVEESRDPNKSYNLVTLTEAGAFSKNVDVVKFVKSFGINPDKVIIRELDYYKNLDKIINQENLPLIKDYLKFKLIDSFSNSSTTELEKLNFEFYGKKLSGQKEQRALDKRGLSYVNGTVGELLGQIYVKDNFPPEAKAKAQELISYLFKSFDMHINNLEWMSKDTKVKAIEKLNKFTVKIGYPDKWKDYSGLKVKSINNGGSLIENNLAYSQWRFQDNLKDFGKPVDKTRWGMSPQTVNAYFNPTNNEIVFPAAILQAPFYDYRADAGVNFGGIGAVIGHEISHGFDDSGAKFDGEGNLVNWWTAQDEEKFKAATSALAKQYDSYEPVKGTHVNGIFTSGENIGDLGGVSVAFDALQMYLKDKGTYGNIDGYTPQQRFFMSWATVWRTKATDEALVNQVKTDPHSPGYYRSFGPIINIDAFHEAFQTKPGDKLYKAPKDRIRIW; encoded by the coding sequence ATGAAAAAACAACTATTTGTTGCAGCATTTGCTTGTACTTCAGTCTTAGCATTTGCGCAAGAATCTTATCAAGCTTTTAATCCTGATTACATGGATAAGTCTGTTCGTCCTCAGGATGATTTATATAATCATGTGAATGGTAATTGGATGAAAATCACAGAAATTCCTTCTGACAGAGCAAGATGGGGGAGTTTTGATGAGTTGAGAGAGAATACAGATAAAGTATCGTTGAAGTTAGTAAAAGATTTATTGAATAATAAATATGAACAAGATTCTAACGAGCAAAAAATCTCTGACCTTTACAATGCTTATACAAATATGGAAGCGCGTGATAAAACAGGTTTAGCTCCGATTCAAAAATATTTAAAGCAAATTGATGCAATCAAGAATTTAACGGATTTACAAGCTTATTTAACAGAAGTTACACCGATTGGTGAAAACCCTTTTTATGGAGTTTCTGTTTATACTGATATGAAAAATAGTAAGCAAAATGCGGTTTATTTAGGAAGTATCGGTTTGACTTTGGGTAAAACGTATTATCAAAAAGAAGATGCTAAAAATGCGGAAACTTTAGCGAATTTAAATCAATATATTGATCAAGTTTTCCCTTTTACAGGATCTAAAACGCGCGATTTAAAAGGACCAAAAATTGTTGCTTTTGAGAAAATGATGGCAAAATACATCAAAACAGTTGAGGAAAGTCGTGATCCGAATAAATCATACAATCTGGTAACATTAACAGAAGCGGGTGCTTTCTCTAAAAATGTTGATGTTGTGAAATTTGTAAAATCTTTCGGAATTAATCCTGATAAAGTAATTATTCGCGAATTAGATTATTATAAAAACTTAGATAAAATCATTAATCAAGAGAATTTACCTTTGATTAAAGATTATTTGAAGTTCAAATTAATTGATTCTTTTTCTAATAGTTCTACAACAGAATTGGAGAAATTGAACTTTGAATTTTACGGAAAAAAATTATCAGGTCAAAAAGAACAAAGAGCTTTAGATAAAAGAGGATTATCTTATGTGAACGGAACGGTAGGTGAGTTATTAGGGCAAATTTATGTAAAAGATAATTTTCCACCAGAAGCAAAAGCAAAAGCTCAAGAGTTGATCAGCTATTTATTCAAATCTTTTGATATGCACATCAATAATTTGGAGTGGATGTCGAAGGATACAAAAGTAAAAGCAATAGAGAAATTAAATAAATTTACGGTAAAAATTGGGTATCCTGATAAATGGAAAGATTACTCTGGATTAAAAGTTAAATCAATTAATAACGGAGGTTCTTTAATCGAAAATAACTTAGCGTACAGCCAATGGAGATTCCAAGATAATTTAAAAGATTTTGGAAAACCAGTTGACAAAACACGTTGGGGAATGTCACCACAAACTGTAAATGCTTATTTCAATCCAACAAATAATGAAATCGTTTTCCCAGCAGCAATTTTACAAGCACCATTCTATGATTATAGAGCAGATGCAGGTGTAAACTTTGGAGGAATTGGAGCTGTTATTGGTCACGAAATTTCTCATGGATTTGATGATTCTGGAGCTAAATTTGACGGGGAAGGAAACCTTGTAAACTGGTGGACAGCTCAAGATGAAGAAAAGTTTAAAGCAGCAACTAGTGCTTTAGCAAAACAATATGATAGCTATGAGCCAGTAAAAGGAACACATGTAAATGGTATTTTTACGTCTGGTGAAAATATTGGTGATTTAGGAGGAGTTTCAGTAGCTTTTGATGCATTGCAAATGTATTTAAAAGACAAAGGTACTTACGGAAATATTGATGGATATACGCCCCAACAACGTTTCTTTATGTCTTGGGCAACAGTTTGGAGAACCAAAGCAACAGATGAAGCTTTAGTAAATCAAGTAAAAACAGATCCACACTCACCAGGATATTACCGTTCTTTTGGACCAATCATTAATATTGATGCATTCCACGAAGCATTTCAAACAAAACCAGGAGATAAGTTGTACAAAGCACCAAAAGATCGTATTAGAATTTGGTAG
- the rpsO gene encoding 30S ribosomal protein S15, which produces MYLTSEVKSEIFAKHGKSATDTGSAEGQIALFTYRINHLTGHLKQNQKDFNTERSLVMLVGKRKALLNYLKKKDITRYRAIIAELGLRK; this is translated from the coding sequence ATGTACTTAACATCAGAAGTAAAAAGCGAAATTTTCGCAAAGCACGGTAAATCTGCAACAGATACAGGATCTGCAGAAGGACAAATCGCATTATTCACTTACAGAATTAACCATTTAACTGGTCACTTAAAACAAAATCAAAAAGATTTTAATACAGAAAGATCATTGGTTATGTTAGTAGGTAAACGTAAAGCGTTATTGAACTACTTAAAGAAAAAAGATATCACAAGATATCGTGCGATTATCGCTGAATTAGGATTACGTAAGTAA
- a CDS encoding nucleotidyltransferase family protein, with the protein MKAMIFAAGLGTRLKPFTENHPKALAIVNGKPLLQRNIEYLKSFGIDEIVINVHHFADQIIEFLEENNYFGIKITISDETDQVLETGGGLVKAKTNFDEDFLVMNVDILTDLHLTNFIKAHQENKALVTLAVSDRNSSRKLYFNDKNELKGWRNLKTQEEIKAVDSLDDLNDLAFSGIHVINPALFDKITETGKFSIMKVYMDLMKTESIIGFDHSGGILIDVGRPESVLEAEQYFK; encoded by the coding sequence ATGAAAGCTATGATTTTTGCTGCGGGTCTTGGAACTCGTTTAAAACCATTTACAGAAAACCATCCCAAAGCTTTGGCTATTGTAAACGGAAAACCTCTATTGCAACGGAACATCGAATATTTGAAATCTTTTGGAATTGATGAAATCGTGATTAATGTGCATCATTTTGCAGATCAAATAATAGAGTTTTTAGAAGAGAATAATTATTTCGGAATTAAAATTACCATCTCAGATGAAACCGATCAAGTCCTTGAAACGGGCGGCGGTTTGGTAAAAGCGAAAACTAATTTTGACGAAGATTTTTTAGTGATGAATGTTGATATTTTGACAGATCTTCATCTAACCAATTTTATCAAAGCACATCAAGAAAATAAGGCGTTGGTGACGTTAGCTGTTTCGGATAGAAATTCGTCACGCAAGTTATATTTTAACGATAAAAACGAATTAAAAGGCTGGCGAAATCTAAAAACACAAGAAGAAATAAAAGCAGTTGATTCTTTAGATGACTTAAATGATTTAGCTTTTAGTGGCATACATGTCATCAATCCTGCTTTATTTGATAAAATTACCGAAACAGGTAAATTTTCGATCATGAAAGTGTATATGGATTTGATGAAAACTGAATCTATTATTGGTTTTGATCATTCTGGCGGTATTTTAATCGATGTCGGTCGACCAGAAAGTGTATTAGAAGCGGAACAGTATTTCAAATAA
- a CDS encoding IS3 family transposase → MFGVDRQVYYRHLKRRAKRQQNAQQVVDWVAELRMIHPKMGGKKLYFLLKEKLENLRIGRDKFFDFLRANHLLIIPKRSYHKTTNSYHRFKKHKNLIKDYQYKKPNNVWVSDITYLGNRENPAYLSLITDAYSKKIVGFDVSDSLATASCLNALKMALKKENAKSLIHHSDRGLQYCSDDYQKLLKKHKIRCSMTQESDPYENAIAERINGILKQEYDIDKFNVDLNTRKILVKQTVEIYNEFRPHLSNYYLTPMQMHQQQDLIPKSYKKKNSTNTNICTV, encoded by the coding sequence TTGTTCGGGGTTGACCGACAGGTTTATTATCGTCATTTGAAACGAAGAGCAAAGCGGCAACAAAATGCACAGCAGGTTGTGGATTGGGTAGCAGAGCTGCGAATGATTCATCCAAAAATGGGTGGAAAGAAACTGTATTTTCTTTTGAAAGAGAAACTTGAAAATTTAAGAATTGGCAGAGACAAATTCTTTGACTTCTTAAGGGCTAACCATTTGTTAATCATTCCCAAAAGAAGTTATCACAAAACTACCAATTCGTATCATCGTTTTAAAAAACATAAAAATTTGATTAAAGATTATCAATACAAAAAGCCTAATAATGTTTGGGTATCAGACATAACTTACTTGGGAAACAGAGAAAACCCAGCCTATTTAAGCTTGATAACCGATGCTTATTCTAAGAAAATCGTAGGCTTTGATGTGTCGGATTCTTTGGCTACAGCATCTTGTTTAAATGCTCTAAAAATGGCATTGAAAAAAGAAAACGCGAAGAGTCTTATTCATCACTCAGACAGAGGTTTACAATATTGTTCCGATGATTATCAAAAGCTATTGAAAAAGCATAAAATCCGTTGTAGTATGACACAAGAATCAGATCCTTATGAGAATGCCATAGCCGAAAGAATCAATGGAATTTTAAAACAGGAATATGATATTGATAAATTTAATGTAGATTTGAATACAAGAAAGATTTTGGTCAAACAAACCGTAGAGATTTATAATGAGTTCAGACCGCATTTGTCAAACTATTATTTAACACCGATGCAAATGCACCAGCAACAAGATTTAATACCAAAATCGTACAAAAAGAAAAACAGTACAAATACGAATATATGTACTGTTTAA
- a CDS encoding rhodanese-like domain-containing protein, translated as MTTVEAINNANVTLVDVREPYELETDGFVPNAINIPLGEVPTRVEEFKAMSRPIVVFCRSGNRSGQAAQYLQEQGVDEIFNGGGFQDVLDVLEK; from the coding sequence ATGACAACAGTAGAAGCAATTAACAATGCTAATGTAACATTAGTAGACGTTCGTGAACCGTATGAATTAGAAACTGATGGATTTGTTCCAAATGCGATCAACATTCCATTGGGAGAAGTACCTACGAGAGTAGAAGAGTTCAAAGCAATGTCAAGACCAATTGTTGTATTTTGTAGAAGTGGAAACCGGTCAGGTCAAGCTGCTCAATATTTACAAGAACAAGGTGTAGACGAGATTTTTAATGGAGGAGGTTTTCAAGACGTCTTAGATGTTTTAGAAAAATAA
- a CDS encoding NAD(P)H-dependent oxidoreductase, whose product MSLIDDLKWRYATKKYDPSLIVEEEDVKKIVEAARLAPTSSGLQQFRILVIKNKELQQKIVPIAYDQQIVADCSHLLVFVAWDRYTEDRIDTIYDFTTDERELPRGRFGSYTDKLKGIYLPQTSEENFAHTARQAYIGLGFALAQAAELKIDSTPMEGFDNAELDDLLDLNEKGMKSVLLLPLGYRDSEDWLAPMKKVRNPMKDFVKKIYE is encoded by the coding sequence ATGTCCTTAATAGATGATTTGAAATGGCGTTATGCCACAAAAAAATATGATCCGTCTTTGATTGTTGAAGAAGAAGATGTTAAAAAAATTGTTGAGGCTGCACGTTTAGCCCCAACTTCATCTGGTTTGCAACAATTCAGAATTCTTGTAATTAAAAACAAAGAATTACAACAAAAAATTGTTCCTATTGCATATGATCAGCAAATTGTAGCAGATTGTTCGCATTTGTTAGTTTTTGTTGCGTGGGATCGTTATACAGAAGATCGTATTGATACGATTTATGATTTTACGACAGATGAACGCGAGTTGCCAAGAGGACGTTTTGGTTCATATACAGATAAATTAAAAGGTATTTATTTGCCTCAAACTTCTGAAGAGAATTTTGCGCATACTGCTCGTCAAGCTTATATTGGTTTAGGTTTTGCATTAGCGCAAGCTGCAGAACTTAAAATTGATAGTACGCCAATGGAAGGTTTTGATAATGCAGAGTTGGATGATTTACTTGATCTGAATGAGAAAGGAATGAAAAGTGTTTTATTACTTCCTTTAGGCTATAGAGATAGTGAAGATTGGTTAGCTCCGATGAAAAAAGTGAGAAATCCAATGAAGGATTTTGTCAAAAAAATATATGAATAA
- a CDS encoding NAD-dependent epimerase/dehydratase family protein gives METETILITGALGQIGSELAEKLKTIHGKNNVIISDIRDPKDVDYDGIYEVIDVMNTERIKEVIAKHNIKTVYHLAALLSGTAEKNPMFGWKLNMDTLLTFLELAKDKVIDKIFWPSSIGVFGPDTPKDNTPQNTIQTPSTVYGISKLSGEYWCKWYQQNHHVDVRSVRFPGLISWKTPAGGGTTDYAVDIYYKAIEDGKYTSFLKEGTFLPMLYMDDAIDAIVELMSADPKQLGEFKSYNLGGLSFAPEDLAANIRKHIPTFSIDYAPDFRQAIADSWPSSIDDSVAKADWGFAPKYDIDKMTTTMLENLKIKLIKA, from the coding sequence ATGGAAACCGAAACGATTTTAATCACCGGTGCATTAGGACAAATTGGTTCTGAATTAGCCGAAAAATTAAAAACCATTCATGGAAAAAACAATGTAATCATTTCTGATATACGCGATCCAAAAGATGTTGATTATGATGGAATTTACGAAGTAATCGACGTAATGAATACAGAAAGAATAAAAGAAGTTATTGCCAAACATAACATCAAAACAGTATATCATTTAGCTGCACTTCTTTCTGGTACAGCAGAAAAAAATCCAATGTTCGGTTGGAAATTAAACATGGATACGTTACTTACTTTCTTAGAATTAGCAAAAGATAAAGTAATCGATAAAATCTTTTGGCCTTCATCTATCGGGGTTTTTGGACCAGATACACCAAAAGACAACACGCCTCAAAATACAATTCAAACACCTTCTACAGTTTACGGAATTTCTAAATTATCAGGAGAATACTGGTGCAAATGGTATCAACAAAATCATCATGTAGATGTACGATCTGTTCGTTTCCCTGGTCTTATTTCGTGGAAAACGCCTGCTGGAGGAGGAACTACAGATTATGCAGTGGATATCTATTACAAAGCCATTGAGGACGGAAAATACACTTCTTTCTTAAAAGAAGGAACGTTTTTACCAATGTTATATATGGATGATGCAATTGATGCGATTGTTGAATTAATGTCCGCTGATCCAAAACAATTAGGTGAATTTAAATCTTATAATTTAGGAGGTTTAAGCTTTGCTCCAGAAGATTTAGCTGCAAATATTAGAAAACATATTCCAACATTCTCGATTGATTATGCACCAGATTTTCGTCAAGCTATCGCTGACTCTTGGCCATCTTCTATCGACGACTCTGTTGCTAAAGCTGATTGGGGATTTGCTCCAAAATACGACATTGATAAAATGACAACAACTATGTTAGAAAATTTAAAAATTAAATTAATTAAAGCTTAA
- a CDS encoding RNA polymerase sigma factor, which yields MSKDLLEHLDDDILVYKIVETKNQHLFGVLYDRYAHTVYNKCLSFVEEQEEAQDMTHDIFVKLFVKLKTYQSKSKFSTWLYSFTYNFCVNHVQRKIKEERKNYSMTDDLVDNYNEQVIDDKEIFELKIEKLTQSLKKLEVEDKSILLMKYQDDFSIKEISETLEIGESATKMRINRAKNRLLKIYNAL from the coding sequence ATGTCAAAGGATCTATTAGAACATTTAGATGATGACATTTTGGTGTATAAGATTGTCGAAACAAAAAATCAACATTTGTTTGGAGTATTGTATGACAGGTATGCACATACGGTATATAACAAGTGTCTGAGTTTTGTAGAAGAACAAGAAGAAGCACAAGATATGACACATGATATTTTTGTTAAGTTGTTTGTAAAACTTAAAACCTATCAGTCAAAATCAAAATTCTCAACTTGGCTATATTCTTTTACATATAATTTTTGTGTCAATCATGTACAACGCAAAATAAAGGAAGAGAGAAAAAATTATTCGATGACGGATGATTTGGTTGATAATTATAATGAGCAAGTAATTGATGACAAAGAAATTTTTGAACTAAAAATCGAAAAACTAACACAATCTCTTAAAAAATTAGAGGTAGAAGATAAATCTATACTACTTATGAAATACCAAGATGATTTTTCAATTAAAGAAATTTCGGAAACTTTAGAGATTGGTGAAAGTGCAACCAAAATGAGAATAAATAGAGCAAAAAATCGTTTACTAAAAATTTATAATGCTTTGTAA